Within the Streptomyces sp. R41 genome, the region CCCCGGCAAGCCCCCCAGGCGTCCGGGGCCGCACCCATTCCGGCCACCGTCCGCCTGGGGCGGCTCAGCCCTTGTCGGACGCGCAGTGCTCGAGGAGTTCGGCGGTCGGGCCGTCGGTCACCCGGTAGCGCACGACCCGCCCGTCCTTGTCGCCCTCGACCACCCCGGCGGTACGGAGCAGACGCAGGGCCTGGGACACGGCGGGGTCATTCATACCGGTCGCGATGGCGAGGTCGGAGACGGCGAGGGGGCCGGCCCGGTGCAGGGCCAGCAGAAGGGCGAGACGACGCGGGTCGGCGAGGAGCGAGAAGCGGTCGGCCCAGGTGCGTACGTGCCCGGGCTCACCGATGGCGGCGACGGCGTCGCAGACCCGATGGCCGTCGATGGTCCGGCGGTCGGCGCGCTCGGCGGGGACGAGGTGCATGGGGTCATCTTCGCAGGCGACCCCATGTGATCTTCAATACCTGCGCAGCTGTGCAACTTTGCAGGAGACCCCGGCCGCCCCTACGGTGGGTGGGCCGTGGTGTTCGGGAAGACCGGTGACGGCCCCTCAGGGGCCCAGACCGGAGCGGCCCTCGCCACTGTGATCGGGGGGAGTTCCCGTCCCGTGCCGCCCGCGGGCGGCGCCACTGGCCGCAAGGCCGGGAAGGCAGGGGCGGGCACGTGTACCCGTAAGCCAGGAGACCGGCCACGGCATCTCACGAAGTGATCCACGAGGTGCTGGAGCGTGACCGTATGACCCTGCCCACGCAGTCGTCCCCCGCCACCGGGTTCCGGTGGCGCCGCGAGGACACCGTCCGAACCGCTGTACTCCTGGCCGTGATCGCGGCTTTGCACGTCGTCGCGTTCGGCATCCTGTTCCTGCTCGTCGTGCCGGAGCACTACGAGGTCGGGTCCAAGGCGTTCGGCATCGGCCTGGGCGTGACCGCCTACACCCTGGGCATGCGGCATGCCTTCGACGCGGACCACATCGCCGCGATCGACAACACCACGCGCAAACTGATGGCCGACGGCAAGCGGCCCGTGTCGGTGGGCTTCTGGTTCGCGCTGGGGCACTCCAGCGTGGTGGTCGTGCTCGCCGCGCTCATCGCCGGAGGCACCCAGCTGGCCGGGCGCATCATGAACGAGGGCTCCAGCACCCACCAGGTGCTCGGCGTCATGGGCACCACGGTCTCCGGGTCCTTCCTCTACCTGATCGCCGCCCTCAACCTCGTCGCGCTGATGGGCATTCTGCGGGTCTTCCGGGCGATGCGGGCGGGTACATACAACGAGGAAGAGCTCGAACAGCACCTGGATTCCCGTGGGTTCATGAACCGGATCCTCGGTCGCTTCACGAAGTCCATCACGCGGCCGGGGCAGATGTTCCCGCTCGGCTTTCTCTTCGGGCTCGGCTTCGACACCGCCACCGAGGTCACGCTGATGGTGATGGCGGGCAGCGGCGCGGCGGCCGGGCTGCCCTGGTACGCGATCCTGTGCCTGCCGCTGCTGTTCGCGGCGGGGATGAGCCTGTTCGACACGCTGGACGGCACGTTCATGAACTTCGCCTACCAGTGGGCCTTCTCCAACCCGGTGCG harbors:
- a CDS encoding HoxN/HupN/NixA family nickel/cobalt transporter, which produces MTLPTQSSPATGFRWRREDTVRTAVLLAVIAALHVVAFGILFLLVVPEHYEVGSKAFGIGLGVTAYTLGMRHAFDADHIAAIDNTTRKLMADGKRPVSVGFWFALGHSSVVVVLAALIAGGTQLAGRIMNEGSSTHQVLGVMGTTVSGSFLYLIAALNLVALMGILRVFRAMRAGTYNEEELEQHLDSRGFMNRILGRFTKSITRPGQMFPLGFLFGLGFDTATEVTLMVMAGSGAAAGLPWYAILCLPLLFAAGMSLFDTLDGTFMNFAYQWAFSNPVRKVFYNLTITGLSIAVAFFIGTIELVGVLHDKLALRDDVTDWIAGLDLDNVGYIIVGLFVVVWAAAVAYWRLAKVEQRWAVRPADGS
- a CDS encoding winged helix-turn-helix domain-containing protein, with translation MHLVPAERADRRTIDGHRVCDAVAAIGEPGHVRTWADRFSLLADPRRLALLLALHRAGPLAVSDLAIATGMNDPAVSQALRLLRTAGVVEGDKDGRVVRYRVTDGPTAELLEHCASDKG